One genomic region from Sphingobacterium multivorum encodes:
- a CDS encoding MFS transporter, whose protein sequence is MDQSMTEVKPIKGFYKLSMKQRVGFGAGDLAQNLIYQTVSMYLLIFYTNVYGISAASAGVMFLIVRIVDVLWDPIVGAFVDKRNPRMGKYRSYLVLGGIPLTGFAILCFWNGFSGSLVYAYVTYVGLSMLYTLVNVPYGALNASLTRDTDEVTKLTSTRMFMANVGGLAVGYGVPLVVQYFSPDGKINSKDSAEAWFITMLIYALVGLALLIFCFSQTKERVIMDEKDTDNVRVSDLWREFKHNRPLRILAFFFITAFAMMAIGNSAGSYYMIYNVHAPDMLPYFMALGSLPAFIFMPLVPAIKRAIGKKQMFYVFLGVAILGMLMLYMISSNETLKGNIGLVLTAQFIKSTGVIVATGYMWALVPEVISYGEYKTGKRISGIVNALTGIFYKAGMALGGVVPGLVLAYVEFDKDNAIRQSALAEKGILWLVAVIPAVLLVLAMVVISRYELDDVTIDKINRDIESRHTY, encoded by the coding sequence ATGGATCAAAGTATGACCGAGGTAAAGCCTATTAAAGGTTTTTACAAACTTTCAATGAAACAACGGGTGGGGTTTGGTGCTGGTGATCTTGCCCAGAATCTTATTTACCAGACTGTTTCGATGTACCTCCTGATTTTTTATACCAATGTTTATGGAATTTCTGCTGCTTCGGCAGGAGTCATGTTTCTTATTGTCCGAATCGTGGATGTACTGTGGGATCCCATTGTAGGCGCATTTGTTGATAAAAGAAATCCACGGATGGGAAAGTACAGATCTTATTTGGTGTTGGGAGGAATTCCGTTGACGGGCTTTGCAATTCTGTGTTTTTGGAATGGATTTTCGGGTTCTTTGGTCTACGCCTATGTCACTTATGTTGGGCTATCCATGCTTTATACCCTGGTGAATGTCCCCTATGGTGCTTTAAATGCTTCCTTGACGAGGGATACAGACGAGGTGACAAAACTAACATCGACGCGTATGTTCATGGCCAACGTTGGTGGGCTTGCGGTCGGTTATGGCGTTCCGTTGGTTGTACAGTATTTCTCTCCGGATGGAAAGATAAACTCAAAAGATTCGGCCGAAGCTTGGTTTATAACGATGCTGATTTACGCTTTAGTCGGATTGGCCCTTCTAATTTTTTGTTTTTCACAAACAAAAGAGCGGGTTATTATGGATGAAAAGGATACAGATAATGTGCGCGTATCTGATCTATGGCGAGAATTTAAGCACAATCGACCTTTGCGCATTTTAGCCTTTTTTTTCATTACAGCATTTGCGATGATGGCCATCGGTAATTCGGCAGGATCCTATTACATGATCTACAATGTACATGCTCCGGATATGTTGCCTTATTTCATGGCCCTGGGGTCTTTACCTGCTTTCATCTTTATGCCATTGGTGCCTGCTATCAAACGTGCAATAGGTAAGAAGCAAATGTTCTATGTTTTTCTGGGTGTTGCTATCCTTGGAATGCTCATGTTATATATGATTTCATCCAACGAGACACTTAAGGGTAATATTGGATTGGTATTGACAGCTCAGTTTATCAAATCAACTGGTGTAATCGTTGCTACGGGGTATATGTGGGCGCTTGTACCCGAAGTCATATCCTATGGCGAGTATAAAACCGGTAAGCGTATTTCGGGGATTGTCAATGCACTGACAGGTATTTTTTATAAGGCTGGCATGGCACTGGGAGGTGTAGTGCCCGGGTTGGTACTCGCCTATGTTGAATTTGATAAAGATAATGCCATAAGACAATCTGCATTGGCTGAAAAAGGAATTTTATGGTTGGTGGCCGTTATTCCTGCAGTACTTTTGGTACTCGCCATGGTTGTTATCTCCAGATATGAACTGGATGATGTAACGATCGATAAAATTAACCGGGATATAGAATCAAGACATACATATTAA